A window of Macaca thibetana thibetana isolate TM-01 chromosome 7, ASM2454274v1, whole genome shotgun sequence genomic DNA:
tctggcTGTGTGTGTTTGTCTATATGTCTGGTTGTGTCTGTATCTCTGTGTATgtctggctgtgtgtgtgtgtgtgtgtgtgtctgtgtctgtgtctgtgtgtgtgtgtctgtgtgtgtgtgtgtctgtgtgtgtgtgtctgtgtttgtgtgtgtctgtgtgtgtgtctgtgtgtgtgtctgtgtgtgtatgtgtctgtgtgtgtgtgtgtgtgtgtgtgtgtgtgtctgtgtgtgtatgtgtctgtgtgtgtgtgtctgtgtttgtgtgtgtctgtgtgtgtgtctgtgtgtgtatgtgtctgtgtgtgtgtgtctgtgtgtctctgtgtctggctctgtgtgtgtgtgtctatgtgtgtgtgtctgtgtgtgtgtgtctgtgtgtgtgtgtctatgtgtctggctctgtgtgtgtgtgtctgtgtttgtgtgtgtctggctctgtgtgtgtgtgtctgtgtgtgtgtctgtgtgtgtgtgtctgtgtgtgtgtatgtgtctggctctgtgtgtgtatatgtctgtgtgtttgtgtctgtgtatgtgtctgtgtgtgtgtgtctgtgtgtgtgtgtgtctgtgtgtgtgtgtgtgtgtgtatgtgtctgtgtgtgtgtgtctgtgtgtctctgtgtctggctctgtgtgagtgtgtctgtgtgagtgtgtctgtgtgagtgtgtctgtgtgcgtgtatgtgtctgtatgtgtctgtgtctgtgtgtgtctgtgtctgtgtgcgtgtatgtgtctgtatgtgtctgtgtctgtgtgtgtatgtgtctgtgtgtgtgtgtctgtgtgtctgtgtgtgtgtgtgtgtgtgtgtctgtgtgtgtgtctgtgtgtgtgtgtgtgtgtgtgtgttgggagtgATGACGGAGGCATcagcttccccctccccacccctagcCCCACCCCCAGGCTGAAAGACTGGACTCACACTATAGCTGctgctggtgtgtgtgtttgcgtcGAAGTCAATGTCCTTCTGGTAAGTGATGCTGTGCTCCAGCTTCCACCACTGCTCCTGCTTGCGGTGACACTTCTTCTGCAGCTGATATAGCCGGATCTTGAGGCTCTGACGCAGAGGGAATGGGTCATCTTGGTACAACAAACCCTCCAGGGCATGTGCCCTGGTCTGAGTCCCCAGGGTAGTATGTGCAATGACAGGATAGGAGGAAGGAACACTTCTGGGTGGCTGGGGACATTCAAGGCAccagagatgcagaaaagggcaTGTCCAGGCTGATGGAGTTTACCCGAGCCCCAGttcctgatgattttataaaggggagttcccctacacaagttatcttgcctgccaccaggtaagacatgcctttgctcctccttcaacTTCCACCGTGATTGTCAGGCCACCCCAACAATGTGGAagtgtgaatccattaaacctctttttctttataattttttttttttttttttgagacagtctcactgtttttgcccaggctggagtgcagtggtgcaatcttggctcactgtgacctccgcctcctgggttcaagtgattctcctgcttcaacctcccaattagctggggttataggcacgcaccaccatgcctggctaatttttgtatttttagtagagatggggtttcagcatgttggccgggctgatcttgaactgctgacctcaagtgatctgcctgcctcggccttccaaaatgctgagattacaggcatgagccactatgcctggccctctttttcttaaaaattacccagtctcaggtgtttctttattagcagcatgagaaggaACTAACATATGCTCCCAGCCAGGCCCTGTGGGATAGGAATTTGAAAGATAcagaacaggctgggtgtggtggcacacgcctgtaatcccagctacgcaggaggcagtggcaggagaaacgcttgaggctgggaggcggaggctgcagtgagctgagatcacgccactacactccagcctgggtgacagagtgagactctgtctcccaaaaaaaggaaagaaagaaggaaaggaagagagagagaaagagagaaagaaagagaaaaaaagaaagaaggaaggaaggaaggaaggaaggaaggaaggaaaaagaaagaaagaaagaaagagagagagaaagagagaaagagagagagaaagaaagaaaagaaagaaagaaagaaagaaagaaagaaagaaagaaagaaagaaagaaagaaagaaagaaagaaagaaagaaagaaagaaagaaagaaaaagaaagagaaagaaagaaaaagaaagaaagagacgcAGGACATACCTCCGTGGCCCCACTTCTCTGAGGCTTACTTTTCTCCGAAAATGGGAAGAATAGCATGGCTGGACTTGCCTTTCTCTAGTCCCAGCCTTTGGAATAGCAGCACCTACCTGGAGGTGCTCACGTGAGATTTAAGTGAGATAAAGCACGTAAAGTGCTTCACGCAGTGCCCAGCCCATCAATGAATTCTCCAAACAAATGGTACAAAGTGGTGCAGGCTTGCAACGCTGCCACTAGGGGGCAGATGCTCTCTCCAAACACCACGCAGTAGCCCTTTGCAGTGAACCAACCAGCCCGTCATCATTCCTCTGGGATCCCTAAGTCCCCGGTCCCCGTGGCTGCACGAATCTTCATGATGCCACGCCTTTGTTAGGGCAGGCTCTTCCACCTGGAGTGCCCATCCCTCCCAGCGGAAGTCCTAATTATTATGAGATAACCacaaaggaaggggagagaaatgaTGTCTCTGGCACTGACTTTGAGGCAGTTTGTGTTGGTGCCTCGCAAGGACCCTAGCAGCGAGAATGTGTTGCCCCCATTTGACAGACgcagaaactaaggctcagagagggtacAAACTAGTCATACAGCTAGTGGGTGGCTGAATTGGGAGCTGAGACCCAGTCCCTCTGCATCCAGGACACATGGCTTTTTTACCACGCAAAACAGCTTTTAGGCACGAGCTGAGCCTCAGGCAGCAGAGCGGGGAGGAAGGGGATACAGAAGGCGGCTCAGGAGCGAGAGCCCCACCCAGGGCCCTCCAGCATTATGCCACGGCACCCTCCAGGTGCGCAGGAAAGGGGGCCCCACGCCCCCAGCTCCCTGGGCCACCGGGAATGGAACAGACTTCAGGCAGCTGTTACCGCCATGAGAGCCCTGTGACCCTCCTCTAGAGACTCCAGGCTCCGGTGGACGGCCTGGCTCATCTGGGAGAATGCCTCGAGGCGCTTCTGCGTGTCCTGGCTGGCTGTGAAGAGCTTCCCGTAGTGCTTCACCATGGCCTCCACCAGAGCCTCCTCCGGCTCCTCCCATCCCGTGCAGCCTATGGAGACAGCGCCATGGCAGGATGGGTGGGTGCCCCTGCAATGGGCCATGCCAACAAGGTGGCCAGGAATTCCGTCTGGGACCACAAAGTTGAGAGGTGCAGGACAGTCCATGCCAGGCTGACCCCAAGACAGTAGGATGGTCCCGCAGCTCTCCAGGCTTGCCATCCATGCGCgcacccccactccccaccccccgccccaccaCCTCCACTTCAAAAGAAGCCTCAACCTTGGAAAGTTCAGCCAGAGACTGAGACAGGGATTGTGGATCGAGACTACCGAGCGAGGCAGGAGACTGCCCTCAAGGAGACGTTGCTGCTTGGGGGAGCCTGAGAAGGGGATAGGAATTGTTCCTGTCCTGGGTGAGCAAGTACCAAGTCCTGATGGTTATGCATTTTGGATGAGTTGAACAGGCAAAACTGCTGAATTTGGAAGGTCCCAAACCACGAGCAGCACTGGGTGCTGGGTCTGCCGCAAGCCCCTCGCTTGACCTGCAGCCCTGACTCCTCCTTGGCTCACTACTCAGTATATatccccagcctcccagccacATCTCCCAGCAGCCCAGAGCTCACCACCCCCAAACCCACCTGGCAGCCCTGTGGCTGCTGCCTACGTTTGTGTCCCTCCCTCTGCCTGCAGGGTCATTCTCCCTTGCTACACCCATTTGAGCCCCATGAAAGGTCACCTCCTCcgtgaagccttccctgacctccaAGGCAGAGGTTTTGGAGTTTCCATAACTCCTCTCATTCTAGCACTTAGTACAGTGGCTATGAAGTCAGATGGACCAGAGTCTGAGCCCAGCACCACCACTTCCTGACTGGGCGACCCTGGGCAAGTTCAttaccctctctgggcctgagtAACACAGTACTGCAAAGCTCATAGGAGGGGTATAAAAAGATTTACTAAAAAGCTTAGCACAGGgcacatatttaataaatggtaataattatgtattattgATGGTgttgaaataataatgatgacaataaaTATGTGTGACTCCCCTTCCCTTTTCTAATGAGTTTTCAGCACTCATAAAACAACACACGAAACCTCATCTCAGATGTCCTTATACTCTTAGTtaataatagcaaaacaaaaacacaaatccaaagacaaacaaaataataataataatggccaaTGTTTACCAGGTACTAGCTATATGCGGGGCCCTGTGCTATGCTTATAAAGGATGACTTCATCTAGTCCACATAACTATTGCTCttcccattgtacagataagAAAATCAAGGCCTTGAGAACTTGCCAGAGGCCACACTGTTAACGACAGTGGAGCCAGGGTTGGGACCAAGCAGTCAGACTCGGCTGCCTGCACCCTTCCCCACCACTGTGGGGTTGGCCTTTGTGGGTTCCCATTCTGTAGATGGGCAGCTCGCAGCTCCATGAGGCCACACACTGTGTGACAGTCCTGCAGCCAGGAGGCGGCTGCGGAGAGAAAGAGTTTTCCGAGGAAGCTGCGTACATACCCTCGGGGATTTTCTCAAGGACCTTAATCAGATAGTCTTCAAAAAGCTTGTGCTTCTCCACTTCTCTCTTGAGCTTCTTCTGCCTGTAGACCCAGATGCAAGAACATGGCCTGGAGGCTCCCAGGTCATAGGACCCCCTGTGAACAAACCCGGGCCACCCTCTGTGATCTCCTGcttggacctgccctgggccggcCACGTACCACTTTATCAGTTGGCCATAGACTTAGGAGTCTCTCCACCTTCATTTCATTGCTGAGCAAACTGAGCCACAAGCAGGTCAAATAAATGCCCACAGCAGCATCTCCTAGGCAGCGAAGAAGGTGCCTAGACTTGAAGGCCAAGTCTTTCTGGCCAGAGTCTACGATGCCTCCTCTGGAGGCTGTGCAGGTGCCTCCCATCTCGGGAGACAGGCCAGCACCTACTAGCTGGTGATGTTGGACCAAGTGCTTCACCTCTTTGTGCCTGGGTAGCCCATCTACAGCAGGGGTGATGTGAGCTGCTGACCAGGGTCATGCGTGGGGCGCCAAGTGTATTGGGAGCGTTCCATCAGAGGTGGGTTCCCCACCAATCCTGGAGGGGAGAGGGCCACTTGCTATTGCCTGGCCATACTTGACTCTTCGGGGAATCCCTAAGCAAGTCTCCAACAGGTCACCTGTTCTGGACCCAGCCAAGGTCAGCAGTCAAGCGCAGAGACCAGAGCAGGGCGTGGCCTGGCCAGCTGGCTGAGCTCCCAACCCATTCTCTGGCTATCCAACAGGGGCTGTGCTGGGGGTCTCTGAGTGGCCCAGGGCAAGCCACTCTGCCTCTGTGGGCCCCCCTTTCTCATCCATATGGTTCTGAAAAGTGCAGAACAATATCATCCTTCCCACAGAAACCACATGGGGCCTTGTGAGCCATGACGGTGCTAAACCTTATTGGAATCAGGAAGCCCTCAAAATCTGTTGGAATGGTTGGCCCTTCATAAAACTTTGCAGAGACACGTCCTTTTGCATCTAATTCAGGTTTTTGTGTGTAGTCTGAAATTTCATCTCCACAACCTCCCATCCTCGTGGGGTGAGGACCCAGGGTCCCCACTAAGAGTCAGGGGGCAATCTTGTAGACTGGCCTTAGAGGGGCTGAGTGGACAGGTGCAGACGGATGGTCACCCACAGTCCTCCTTCCTGATGTAGAGGCCCAGCCAGCAGAGGGCCCAGGACTGGCCCAAGATCTGAGGCCAAAGGGCAATAGCCAcacctcttctctctcccatcACAGCTGTCGCCCAGCCCTGCCCCGTCCATTTGCTTCCAGACCACACTGCCCTCTTCATCCACCCCCTGTCCTGGCCTCCTCAGGGACATGTTTGCTCAGTCCAGCCACTTAGCCCACCAGGGAGGcattggggctggggctggggcagggctggcACAATGCGTACTTAGCCTGGAGCTGGTAGAGTTCCTGCCACAGCCCTTGAAGGTCCTCTTCCTTGTCACCAGGATTGCTTGGGCCAGCTCTCTGGCCTGTGTCCATGGCTGCCATCACCCCACTGCCACAAGCCACGCAGGAGGACAGGAGCCACGTGAGCCAGGCAGGATGAAGACAGACCAAAAAGGAACAGTCACAACTGCAGCTTCTTCTTCGGATCCTCGGAAGCCAGGGTTAGCATCCCCACCTCACAGAAAAGGAGacagaggttcagagaggggCTATGACCAGTTCAAGGTCATCTGGCAGGACTGGATGAGGACCCAGGGCTCATTAAATCCCAAGTCCAAGGTCTTCGGGCTGAATCCCCAGCTCTGGAGAGGTTGAGGGTGCCATTCTGTAGGGGCCTTGTTTCCCTTGCAGCCCTATAACTGGTACAGCCCCATCACCCCCAAGTCTTCAGTTCCTGGCCACCAAGATGCCTGGGAACTTTCAATAAGTGCTGGCTTCCAACAAATTCTGGAAGGAGTCATAGGGTCAGAGCCTGAGCTGGTTCAGAAAACAGCCTGCTTAGGGAGGAGGCAGCTTCATTATCATCTCTGCCCACCCACCCCCATCCACGCATTTATTCACTTAACCAACATTACATGCTCTGAGCTCGTACAGTGCTTGCAGAACTACAGTGGAGACTAAGCAGAGATGCTTCGAACAAGCTCATGGTCAAGCTGGAAAGATGGTCTAGTTACAAGTAGCTTCAACACAGCCTTGCAAACAGTTCCTGGGCCACTCGCCCAAGGCTGGTACGAAAGCATGACCCTCATTGGTCAACTGCTGAACCAGCCCAGTGCGTTGAGGAGAGAAGGTGAGGGGCTACAAAGTCAACCTTTCTAGGCCTAAGCATCAAACACAGGTAGACAGGCACTATAGGAGGAAGGGGCCTAGCTGACTCACCTACAGCTCCAGGAGCACAAAGCCACAGCCAGGCTGTGACATCACAATGCTGGCTTCTGTCCTTATGATGTGTCCATTGCAGGATCCACCTGTGGAGGGCCAGATTCTCCATGGTCCTAAAacctcccacccccaccgccCAGTCCCGTTCCCAAGAAGATGGGGAGGAAGGGCATTGGCAAACCCATGGGAAACTTGGGCTATTTTTGTCCTTTCTATCCAGGCTGGTCTGCTTTATGGGCTGCCCAATTCCCATTGGCCTGTCCTGGGACTCTCCCTCGACCCCATCCCACCTGAGTTTGGTGGCTGCAGCTCAGGCATTTCCCCATCAGCCACCCAAGGCTCAGCCCCCCAAGGCTCAGCCCCACCCATGGCTCAGGACCAGGACTGGCTCCGTGCAGGGGGTGGGAGCAAGCTGAAGGACCCACGTCTGGGAACTGCCCCTGCCTATGGCTTGGCCCTGAACCTCCTGTTGGAGCTACTGGACCTGTGCCACCAGGGACGGTGGGGTGGAGAGGGCTGGGCCTCATGCCCACCCTGAcatcccacccccaccacactcACCACCATGCTGGCTGGCCTGGCCTTCCCTCTCAAAGGCTTCCATTGGCTCAGAGCTGGGTCACCTCAGATGACTCCTGGGAAGTCACAGCTCAGTGTGGGCTCCACTTGGGGAAGGAACGCTGTGGGTAGGAAAGGTCCCCAGAGAGGGTGAAGGAGGTAGGAGCCAGGGCAGGGCCTGAGCTGGAGAAGGGGCCAGGAatgagggaggggctggggtccaTTCGGGGGCAGAGCA
This region includes:
- the CCDC197 gene encoding uncharacterized protein CCDC197 isoform X1, with the translated sequence MAAMDTGQRAGPSNPGDKEEDLQGLWQELYQLQAKQKKLKREVEKHKLFEDYLIKVLEKIPEGCTGWEEPEEALVEAMVKHYGKLFTASQDTQKRLEAFSQMSQAVHRSLESLEEGHRALMASLKIRLYQLQKKCHRKQEQWWKLEHSITYQKDIDFDANTHTSSSYSDQLLSYMQMTITNMARRCCPSAHSMPKSMDLFSKLNLIKDFMLDKMETVRLIALLTEPRVCWSWNSLRDQGLRRHPKPFRKCPRSWVSTPRTPFPRPHASECSSLY
- the CCDC197 gene encoding uncharacterized protein CCDC197 isoform X2, which translates into the protein MAAMDTGQRAGPSNPGDKEEDLQGLWQELYQLQAKQKKLKREVEKHKLFEDYLIKVLEKIPEGCTGWEEPEEALVEAMVKHYGKLFTASQDTQKRLEAFSQMSQAVHRSLESLEEGHRALMASLKIRLYQLQKKCHRKQEQWWKLEHSITYQKDIDFDANTHTSSSYSDQLLSYMQMTITNMARRCCPSAHSMPKSMDLFSKLNLIKLDHGTPRHQQSWAWTF